Part of the Patescibacteria group bacterium genome, TATTCCTATAAAAAAACGACCTTTATTTTAAGAAGGCCGTCAACACTTATCGCAGTTTGGTGGCCTCGGGAAGGCTTATGTGGTTTTGAGAGCAAATATGCTCTAGAAACCATTGCTTCCTGTCTCTGGCGCTTCTTGTAAGTACCACCATAGCAAAAAAAGGGAAGATTCGTCAAGTGTAAGTCACTTTACCTCAACTTTACATCTTTTCTGTCATACCCTATGCTGGTACCATACTATTGTCCAATTTTGCACACTTTAATGGAAAATCATTTAATACGCAAAGGAATAATACCTATGTGGTGGAAATTTATCACTTTTGTATTCGCCCTTTTTCTCCCTTTCACGCTGCACGCACAAACAACAAACGCGCCTATAAACGTCTATTTCTTCTGGGCGGAAGGTTGCCCGCATTGTGCGGATGAAAAATCATTTTTAGAAACCCTCGCACAAGAAAATAAAAAAATAAATGTCATCCGCTACGAAGTGAGCAGAAATAAAAATAATGCAGAGCTTCTACAGAAGGTGGGAGAATATCTTCATGCTGATGCCACCCGCGTACCTTTCACGATGATAGGGACGAGCTATGTCATTGGATGGCTGGATGTAGAAACCACTGGCAGCCAGATACGGGCTATGGCGGAAACATGCGCTGTATCGCCGTGTGAAGATGTTGTGGGAAACATACTTTCCTCACGCTCAACTGAGCAACCACCCACGGTTAACTATGCGTCACAACCTCTTCCTGAAAAGATTACAGTGCCACTCTTGGGATCTATTCCTTTAAAAAACCTTTCCCTGCCTGCACTCACCATACTATTCGGCGCGCTGGACGGATTTAATCCCTGCGCAATGTGGGTGCTTATTTTTCTGATAAGCCTCCTGCTGGGAATGCAGGAAAGGCTAAGGATGTGGGTGCTTGGCGGCGCCTTTCTCATGGTATCGGGTGCAGTCTATTTTCTCTTCATGGCAGCATGGCTCAACGCCCTCCTTTTCTTTGGGTTCGTGAGCTGGGTGCGCCTGGGGATCGCGGCGGTCGCGCTCGCCGCGGGCGGATACAATCTCAAAGAGTATTTCTTGAATCCCGCGCAGGTCTGCAAGGTCACGAGGAGCGATAAGCGGAAAAATATTTTTGAACGGCTGAAACGGATTTCCCTGCAAAAAAAATTCGCGGTGGCCTTGTTGGGCATCATCGCGCTCGCGTTTGCTGTAAATTTTGTTGAACTTATCTGCTCTGCGGGTTTCCCTGCGGTATACACGAAAATCCTTACCCTCTCCTCGCTTCCCCGCTGGCAGTATTATGCCTACCTCTTGCTCTATATTTTTTTCTTCATGCTGGATGACCTCATCGTTTTTATTGCAGCCATGATCACGCTCCAAGTCACCGGCATCACCGCCAAATACACACGCCTCTCTCGTCTCGTGGGCGGAGCGCTTATGTTCGTTATTGGCGTCCTTCTTGTCTTCCGCCCCGGCTGGCTAATGTTCGGATAGTCCCCCAAAGATGATAATGGAATTCAACTGCGAGGGCATGCCGCGATTTCGCCGTGAGGATTGTTTGAGCCAGCGGTCAAACCGGCACTGCCACTGTCTGCTAGGTTTGACCGCGGCTCCGACGTCACGTCGGAGGGCGAGTTCCGCAACAAGAAATCGCGGCTGACCGAGCAGGTTGGCTTATATCGTTGATACCTAAAGATATCCTTTAAACACGGTATCCAATACATACGTTGCCGCAACGCCAAAGGCTACGCCTGCCACGACTTCGGAAAACGTATGGCCGTAGATATCCCACAATTCCTCATTGTGGGTTATTTTTGCGATTACCTTGCTTAACACTTCTTGCCAATGTTTCTGGGTTAATTCATATTGCTCCTTCGCTTCGATCAGGTTGTACATCACGATGAGCGCCACCACGACGGAAAAGCCAAACAAAGGCCCGAACCCCTCATATCTGCCAATAAGATACACGGAAGAGGTAATACAAGCGGAATGGGTGCTCGGGATGCCGCCTGCCCAGCTGAATACCCACCCCACCAGCTGCCAGGTAACACGCTTGCCTTTTAACACTCTCACGACAAGCTTCGCAGAAGAGCTTAAAAACAAGACAATGAGAGGGATGAGAATGAATTTCATAAGCTTTTTAATGGAAACCGTGCGCGTAATCGCCGAGCTTTTTCCCGTAATAAGCATACCAAATGTCTGCATGGATCCGCCGTCCGTCATTCATGCGCACCAGAAGATGCTGGTGAATCGAAATATACCAGATGAAAGAGATTTTGAGCGTAAGATCTTCGTCTCTAAACCACCCGCTTTTCACGAGCAATATCCGCAGAAGATAATTCATGAGGTGGCAATGGAGGAAACCACTCCGCGCCCAGAGCTTCTCCAGATCGGTTTCGAACACCCTCCAAATCTTCGTATAGGTTTTAAATTTATAACCTCGGTATTTAGAAGTCAATACTTCAAATGCCTTACTAAGGCATTCATCCTGGCTGCGGCAAGTCTTTAGCTCTTCAACAACTTTTGCCATTCCTTCGGGCAGCAATTCAGGAATCGGTTCTTTTTTAAACAAATTCGGGATCATAATAATCTACTTACTGCTTAAAAAATTCATAATTAATTTTACCATCACTTCTTTCTATTCCGGTATACTCAATGAATATAATTTCACTTTACACAAAACTTCTTCACTAATCCCGCGTCGCCGATCCAAATTTCTTTTTCCTCGCACTTTGGCGTTGTGCTCGGACAATCAGGGTCGCTCTGACATAATTTATGACATTGTAAATCTCCCAATTGCGGTCCACAATCTTCACCATCAGCGGTCAATTCACCACACAAACGGGAATTGTAGCACACTTCACCGGACTGGCATTTGTCATCGCCAAAACAACTAGCGTCTGCCTGCTTATCTAAAAATTTAAAAGTGGAAAGAATTTGGTTGAATTCGCTATCTGTGTCAACCTTTCCAGCGGCTTGGAAATCAATGACAAAATTATCATTATAGAAAAAATGATGATAAATCCCGTCTATCATGCCGGGTTCGTGAACCTTAAAAATTTTATAGTTATTAATATAGGTATAACTATACTGATAATCACCGACCGAATTTTTTATCCCTTCAGCCAAGCTACTATAATTGCCGAAACCCACAACGTTTTGCGCGAATTTCTCAATATCAGAATTATCAAACTTTGATGGCCTGACGCGAACTTTTGGCTGCGCTTCCCACAACGACTTGTCTTCCAGCCTTTCCCATAATTTTATCGTTGAATTATCTGCTTCAAAAAACCAACTTTTCGGATACTCAAAACTAAACCCATATTCCTCATTCCTGTAAGTTTCCCGATCAGCAGTAGACTTATGCGAAATCGCAGGCGCTTGCGCCATTTTATCCGTCTCATTAATAGTTTTCTGGTAAGTCCAGACCACCCAGCCGATTAAAACAATTACTGCGAGTACCGATAAAACAGCCCATAAAATCTTTTTCAGTTGTTGTCGAGGCTCAATAACCGGCGGATTTATGTTGACCTTATTGAAAATTTCCTTGGGAGGTGTTCTGTCCATAATTTTTAATCTGATATTAACTCTTTAAAAAATTCATTATCAATTTACCATCATTTCTTAAGCTGTTGCATTTTTTGCAATAACTGATTTCAAGGAAATGTACAATTTTTGCACATACTGGAACTTAACATTGTTCCAAAATGGAACTAACTTGTCTTGAACTATTTCTATTTTGGAAACAATTGATTATTTTTCTTTGCCATAATTCATTAAAATTATAACTAGCCAAACATCCTTTGCAAAAAATTTTTCTTTCGCCAAAAAACCAACCTTTCTTCTAAAATATTATGCTCATAAACAATAAAATAGTACAAACTGGCCAAAACCGCATGCGAGGCGCCTAATAATAAGATATTGGGACTCGTGAGAAACAAAATGCTCCACACCATGCCGCTCAATAAAGTCAGGAAGCCAAATTTGATGCCTTTGGCGTCCCAACCCCAATGAAATGAGGAATAATAGACACTAGAGAAAATAACCACCAGGGTTTGGTTATCAAACAGCTCATTAAGCGAGGAAGTAAAAATGCTTTGGAAAAAAAGTTGCTGCAAAATGCCAAACACGAGATAGGAACTCATCAAAGAAAGAAGCCACTTGCCAACCTTAAACTTCCTTGCCCTAAAACGCATGGCAATTAAAATTAAGGCACCTAAAAGAGTAAAAATAATTATCGGTAACAAGGTATCTAAATAATTATCTAATCTCAAACCAAGAGAAGCGAAGTCTGCGCCGCTGATTAATTTTAAAACAAACAAAATTATAACCAACAGCCCCAGTGCGCCGCCACGCCAAGACAAATAATCTTTCGTCTTTTTGAAAATAAAAAAAACAACCAATGCCACAAGAATAATTATTAGATTTAAAAATTCAGTCATAAGTATTTCAAAAATAAAAAAGCGCGAATCTCTTTACTCCCTAACTCTCCTTAATTCATCTTTAAGTAATCTCAATGTTTCCGCTTTCAAAATTTTTCTCACTCTGCTGAATTCAGTGGACGGCAGGAGAAAATTTAAATCTTCATCAATGTATTTCTGTTTTACTTCCTTTTCTATAAAATCAATCAGCTTGCTAAAAAATTTTTCAAGACTCAATTTCTGACGCTCTTTAATCACTGCCGCCTCATAGGAAAATCCATTCATCAAAAACCAATGAATGTCATAAATATCCCGGCCAGCAATTGAGCCAGTTTTTGCAAACCGATCCAACGGTGTCACTAATTTATTAGCCACCATTGTTTCTTGTGTTTGGCATAAAATTACTCTGTCTATCTCGTCTAATTTTACTGGCTCATATTGATTGCTTTTCGGCGGAGGTAAAAACGCATCCAATTTAATGGTATTACGACTGCTATCGCGCGTTTCATACTTCAAAAAATATTGCACACCGCGCTGACTTTTGTCTTTGACCGCAAGCCCTAAATCATCAGCAATCTTTTCAATTTCTTGTCTTATTTTTATTACTTCGTCTTTGCGACCGATGAAATCAAAATCCAAATCAATAGAAAAACGATTCAGCCAACCGCGCATAGTAGCGCAACTGCCGCCC contains:
- a CDS encoding divergent PAP2 family protein; the encoded protein is MLITGKSSAITRTVSIKKLMKFILIPLIVLFLSSSAKLVVRVLKGKRVTWQLVGWVFSWAGGIPSTHSACITSSVYLIGRYEGFGPLFGFSVVVALIVMYNLIEAKEQYELTQKHWQEVLSKVIAKITHNEELWDIYGHTFSEVVAGVAFGVAATYVLDTVFKGYL
- a CDS encoding PsbP-related protein, translating into MDRTPPKEIFNKVNINPPVIEPRQQLKKILWAVLSVLAVIVLIGWVVWTYQKTINETDKMAQAPAISHKSTADRETYRNEEYGFSFEYPKSWFFEADNSTIKLWERLEDKSLWEAQPKVRVRPSKFDNSDIEKFAQNVVGFGNYSSLAEGIKNSVGDYQYSYTYINNYKIFKVHEPGMIDGIYHHFFYNDNFVIDFQAAGKVDTDSEFNQILSTFKFLDKQADASCFGDDKCQSGEVCYNSRLCGELTADGEDCGPQLGDLQCHKLCQSDPDCPSTTPKCEEKEIWIGDAGLVKKFCVK
- a CDS encoding CPBP family glutamic-type intramembrane protease, producing the protein MTEFLNLIIILVALVVFFIFKKTKDYLSWRGGALGLLVIILFVLKLISGADFASLGLRLDNYLDTLLPIIIFTLLGALILIAMRFRARKFKVGKWLLSLMSSYLVFGILQQLFFQSIFTSSLNELFDNQTLVVIFSSVYYSSFHWGWDAKGIKFGFLTLLSGMVWSILFLTSPNILLLGASHAVLASLYYFIVYEHNILEERLVFWRKKNFLQRMFG
- a CDS encoding nucleotidyl transferase AbiEii/AbiGii toxin family protein, translating into MILPKREDTIHRAWLFRLLSALADNNFVVAKMAFKGGSCATMRGWLNRFSIDLDFDFIGRKDEVIKIRQEIEKIADDLGLAVKDKSQRGVQYFLKYETRDSSRNTIKLDAFLPPPKSNQYEPVKLDEIDRVILCQTQETMVANKLVTPLDRFAKTGSIAGRDIYDIHWFLMNGFSYEAAVIKERQKLSLEKFFSKLIDFIEKEVKQKYIDEDLNFLLPSTEFSRVRKILKAETLRLLKDELRRVRE